The genomic region GACGTAATCAGCGGCCAGATGCGCTGGGCGTTCGACCCGGGCAACCCTGAGGACAAGCAAGCTCCGACGGGCGACAGCACCTACGTGCGCAGCACCCCGAACAGCTGGGCACCGATGTCCTACGACCCGCAGATGAACACGGTCTTCCTGCCGATGGGCAGCTCGTCCACCGATATATACGGCGTCGAGCGCACCGCTCTCAACCACAAATATGGCGCTTCAGTACTGGCGCTCGACGCCTCCACCGGTGCTGAAAAATGGGTGTACCAGACCGTCCACAATGACCTCTGGGACTTCGACCTGCCGATGCAACCCAGCCTGATCGACTTCACTCCGCCAGGCAGCGACAAGGCAGTACCGGCCGTGGTGATCGGCACCAAGGCCGGGCAGATCTACGTGCTCGACCGTGCCACCGGCAAGCCGTTGACCGACGTGCAGGAAGTGCCGGTCAAGGCCGCCAACATTCCCAACGAGCCTTATTCCCCAACCCAGCCCAAATCCGTGGGCATGCCGCAGATCGGCGCGCAGACCCTGACCGAATCGGACATGTGGGGCGCCACCCCGTATGACCAGTTGTTGTGCCGCATCGACTTCAAGGGCATGCGCTACGACGGCCTGTACACAGCACCAGGCACCGATAAATCCCTGAGCTTCCCGGGCTCCCTGGGTGGCATGAACTGGGGCAGCATCTCCACCGACCCGGTGCACGGTTTTATCTTCGTCAATGACATGCGCCTGGGCCTGTGGATCCAGATGGTACCGTCGCAGAACAAGGCGCAGGCCTCCTCCGGTGGCGAAGCACTGAACACCGGCATGGGCGCCGTGCCGCTCAAGGGCACGCCATATGCGGTGAACAAGAACCGCTTCCTGTCGGTGGCCGGCATCCCTTGCCAGGCACCGCCGTTCGGCACCTTGACCGCTATCGACATGAAGACGCAAAAGGTCGCCTGGCAAGTACCGGTGGGCACCGTTGAAGACACAGGGCCGCTGGGCATCCGCATGCACCTGCCGATCAAGGTGGGCTTGCCGACCCTGGGCGGTACGCTGTCGACACAAGGTGGCCTGATCTTCATCGCCGGTACCCAGGATTTCTACCTGCGCGCCTTCAACAGCGGCAACGGCGATGAAATCTGGAAAGCCCGCCTGCCGGTCGGCAGCCAGGGTGGGCCGATGACCTATATGTCGCCGAAAACCGGCAAGCAGTACATCGTGGTCACCGCCGGTGGCGCACGCCAGTCCACCGACCGTGGCGACTACGTGATTGCCTACGCCCTGCCGTAACCCCTCTGTTCGCGCGGTGCTCCGGCACCGCGCTCTGTGCCTGGAACCCTGCGCATGACCCCTACTTCTCATACCTCCTTTGGCCGCCTGGTGCTGGGCCTGGCCCTGGCTGCCGCCCTGCCCGCTCAAGCCGACGACACTACCCTGACCGGCGACTGGGGCGGCCTGCGTCGCGAACTCGACGCACAAGGTGTGCGATTAACTGGCGACTACAGCGGCGAGACCGCCTACAACGCCCACGGCGGCCAGCATCGCTCGGCGCGCTACTCGCAAAACCTCAAGCTCGGCGTGCAGTTCGACCTGGGCAAGCTCTACGGTTTCAACAATGGCGACCGTATCCAGCTGACCATCAATGACCGCCGCGGCAACAGTGCCTCCGCGGATCTGGTCGGCAACCGCCTGCCGATCCAGGAAAACTACGGCGGCCTCTACACCCGCCTCACCGAGCTGAGCTACGAGCGCACGCTGTTCACCCCCGCGCTGAATGTGAAGCTCGGCTATATGGCCATGGGCAACGACCTGGGCGGCCTGGACAGCGGCATCCTGTGCAACTTCATGAACGCCGGTTTCTGCGGGCATCCGCTGAACATGTCCGGCGGCAGCGGTTGGGCCAACTACCCGAATGCGCACTTGGGCGCACGGGTGAAATATGACTTTTCGCCAAACTGGCAGCTGCGCGTGGCGGCGTTCAATGTCGACCCTTCCAGTAACGGCAACGCCAGCCGCGCCTGGCATGTGGGCCCCAAGCACACCACCGGTACCGTGGTGCCTATCGAGCTGATCTACAAGCACGCAGGCGCCCTGCCGGGTGAATACAAGCTGGGCTATTACTACGACAGCTCTGATGTGAAGCGCATCGGCAGCAATAAGAAAGTCAGCGGCCGTGGTGGCCACTACCTGCTGATCGATCAGGCCGTGTGGGCTTCCGAGTCATCGGAAGGTCGCAGCCTGCACGCCTTTGGCCAGTACTCCGCCGCCAGCGAAGCGGCGTCGCCATTCACCAAGTGGTATGGCGCGGGTGTGGTGCTGTACAAGCCATTCGAAGGCCGCCCGCGGGATACGGTCGCCCTGGGTTATGGCCGTGCGGTGCCCAACCCCCGCAGCCGCGATGTGCAGGAGCTGGCGGCGTTCAACGCAGGCACGGCCTACCCGGACCTGGACACGGCCGAACAGCTGATCGAACTCAGTTATGGCTACCAGGCCACGCCATGGCTGACCCTGCGCCCGGATGTGCAATACATCATCGAGCCGGGGGCGTTTTCCGGTGACAACATCGACAACGCACTGGTGCTGGGCCTGCAGGTCAAAGCGGTGTTCTGAGCGGCGGCGTCAGCCGGCGCCCAAGGATTTGCCACGGCCACCGTTCTTGAGCATCGACGGGTTGATCCCGAACTGCTTGCGAAACGCCGTGGCGAAATGACTGGCGTTGGCATAACCGAGATCCGAGGCGACGCGCATCACCGATTCATCGCCGTTCATCAAGCGGCTGCGCGCCTGGATCATGCGCATCTGCTGGAACACTCCGTAGACGCTGTTGGAAAACAGTTGGCGAAACCCGCGGGTAAGCTTGGGCTGGCTCAAGCCGGATTCGCGGGCCAGCTCCGACAGGCTCGGCGCCTTGCCAAGATCCTCAAGCAAACGATCCCGAGCCCGCACCAGCCGCTGGCGGTCAGTGTGGCTGACCCGGCAGGTGCACTCAGCGTCCTGGCGTGCCTGCAGGAACAGGCTCACCAGCGTGACACTTTGCCCGTATAACCACAGGCTGCTGCGTGGCTGGGCCGGTGGCAGGCTGGTGCCTTGATCCATGGCCAGGCCAAGCATGTGCGCAGTGGCGCTCATTTCACCGCTGCGATGGCCGTACAAAAAGCAATGCTCGCAGGCCAGTGCCTTATTCAGCAGCGGGTCGAGTTTCAGCTCCCACTGGGCCAGCAGCTCGGGGCGAATCATGACGGTGATGTTGTCGATCTCGCCGTGCTGGTGATAAAGGCCATGGCGGCAGCGGCCATAGCTGATGCTGCCCGCGCCTTCGTCAATCGCGTAGCGCCGTTGCCGACGCCCATCGCGAAAGCTGCACGCGGCCTTGCCTTTGAGCAGGTTGGTGAAGCTGAAGTGAATACATTCGCTGTCGTCCTGCAACGGCAGTTCCACCGGCTGCTCGAACGTACTTTGCCAACGCACGATATCCAGGCCCTCCTGCAGCGTCATGCGGGTGACCCGGCAATGCGCCCCTGGCCCGAGATCGCTTCCATACCCTCCCGTAATGATTCGCGAGACCGGCATCGGCTCCCCTGCGCCTCCTTGAACGGCTGACATCGTAAATCTCCTGGCTGACCGGATACGGCTCGAATCAGATCACATCGGGGTAGATGTGCGCAATTGATAATTATTAGCATTTGGCGCGCCGCAAACGCTGCGCCAAACCGCCGCTGCCCCTGTGCACCGCGCGCCGATTAGCATTCATCAGTCAAGGTCCCATCATGTCTGCACGATGCAACACGACGGCTACCCGCCAATCTTGCTACAAATGTAATACTATAACAATAGCGATTGCGCTGGCACTGTCTCCATCAGCCTTCGCCGCCGCCAACGAGCCCCTGCAATTGCCCGCCTCGACAGTAACCGCGCGCATGGCCAAGGAAGACCCCAAGGAAGTGCCGATCAGTGTCAGTGTGACCAGCGGCGAAGAGCTGCGCAGCCAACGCCTCGACACCCTGGAAAGCGCCCTGCGCAACACCTCCGGGGTCAGCGTCAATTCCTCAGGCGGACCGAATGATTTCAACGTGCTGATCCGCGGCGTGGGTTCGCTGTACCAGATGTCCATGGATGACAGCTCGGTGGCGTTCAACATCGACGGCGTGCCGGTGTCGTCGCGCAGCCTGGGTTTCGGCACCCTCGATGTCGACCGCATCGAAGTGCTCAAGGGCCCCCAGGGCACTATGTCCGGTGCGATTGGCCAGGCCGGCGCGGTGAATATCACCACCCGCCAACCCACCCGCGACGTGCAAGGCTATGTACGTGGCGAAGTCGGCCAGCAGGGCCAGTTCCTCACCGAAGGCGCCATCGGCGGCCCGCTCAGTAACAGCTTCAGCGGCCGCCTGGCGGTGCGCCGTGCCGGCTACGACAGTTGGATCGACAACGACCAGACCAACCACCCCATCACCAAACCGCGCAATGAAGCCTATCGCGCCAGCCTGCTATGGGACCTCAACGATGACACCCACGTACTGTTCAGCGCCGAACGCCAGCAGACCGAGCGCGCCACTAACTCCTTGGTACTGCGCCCCTACGGCAGCCACCCGAGCCTGGACCTGACCCCTGGCTTGTTCGACGACAATGACAAGACCACCGAGCGCTACACGATCAAGGTCGATCACGACTTCGCCAACAGCCGCCTGACCTCCACCACCGCCACCGGCACCGCCGACTTCACCGGCTTGATCGCCTACGACAGCAAGTTGATGGGCGCGCTTTATGGCACGCCCGGCGAGTTCTGGGTGGTGGACAAATCCTTCGAGCGCAGCTGGAGCCAGGACCTGCATCTGGGCTCACTGCCCGACGCTGACGTGTTCTGGGTCGCTGGGGTCGCCGCCAGCCGCAACGAGCGCAGCTACGACACCCCGCGCAACACCTACGGCACCTCCGGCGCCAAGTTCCGCGACTTCACGACCACCACCTATGCAGGCTACGGCGAAGTGACATTCCCGCTCACCGAACGCCTGAAACTCACCACCGGCTACCGCCATTCCTGGGACCGCAAGACCTACGACGGCCAATACTTCGCAGGTTCGAGCGCCGTGGACGACTCACGCAAACTCACCGACCATTACGGCACCGGCCGCGCTGCCCTGAGTTATGCGATCACCGCGCAGACCAACGTCTACGTGCAATTGGCGCGGGGGTATAAATCCGGGGGGTTCAATGACTATGCCTCCCAGGTCAGCGACAGCGCGCCCTACAAGGCCGCCGTCAGCAAGGCCGCAGAACTGGGCTTCAAGAGCGAGACAGAGGACCGTCGCGGCAGCCTCAACGGCGCGCTGTTCTACACCCGTGTGCATGACGATCACTTGCTCGGCTACGACGCCGCGACCTTCGCCACCAACGCCTTCAACGCCGACACCCGCACCCGCGGCGCCGAACTGGAAGGCAGCTGGCGCTTCGACTACGGCCTGACCCTGGCCGCCAGCGCCACTTACCTCGACGCCAAGATCACCAGCGGTGTGCAAGGCATCCAGGCTGGCGACGTCGCCGCCGGCAACCGTACCCCGGATGTGCCACGTTGGAGCGGCAACTTCAACGCCAGCTGGAAACATCCTTTGGGCAGCCTCGCCAGCCTCGGCGAAACCACCCTCAACACCAGCCTCAACTACCACCTGGTGGGCGAACGCGCGGCCGATCCGCAGAATCACTTCAATCTGGATAACTATGAAAAGCTTGACCTGAGGGCGGGGCTGGAGAGCAAGTTTGGCGAGGTGTATGCGTTTGCCGACAACCTGTTGAACCAGACGTATGACACCTATGGTTTCTACAGTGACCCGGTGGCCTATGGTGGGCCGTCGCGGCGGCGGACGGTGGGCGTGGGCTATACCTATCAATTCTGAACCGACGCGACTCAGCCGGCTGTCCTGAGTTCAAATGTGGGAGAGGACTTGATTTCGCGGCGGTCTGATTGACTGCACTCGGTAAAAATGTGGGAGGGGGCTTGCTCCCGATGGCGGTGTGTCAGCCTCGGATATGTTCACTGACACTCCCTCATCGGGACATGGGTATCTACACAACTCTTACGTAGCCACCGTCAGTAACCACGATGCGCAGCGAGCCGCTCTTGATCTTGATCTGCTTTTGATCTCAGGCGCCCCGTCAAACCACGCTGGCCGGAATTCGACAG from Pseudomonas synxantha harbors:
- a CDS encoding TonB-dependent receptor, with the protein product MPASTVTARMAKEDPKEVPISVSVTSGEELRSQRLDTLESALRNTSGVSVNSSGGPNDFNVLIRGVGSLYQMSMDDSSVAFNIDGVPVSSRSLGFGTLDVDRIEVLKGPQGTMSGAIGQAGAVNITTRQPTRDVQGYVRGEVGQQGQFLTEGAIGGPLSNSFSGRLAVRRAGYDSWIDNDQTNHPITKPRNEAYRASLLWDLNDDTHVLFSAERQQTERATNSLVLRPYGSHPSLDLTPGLFDDNDKTTERYTIKVDHDFANSRLTSTTATGTADFTGLIAYDSKLMGALYGTPGEFWVVDKSFERSWSQDLHLGSLPDADVFWVAGVAASRNERSYDTPRNTYGTSGAKFRDFTTTTYAGYGEVTFPLTERLKLTTGYRHSWDRKTYDGQYFAGSSAVDDSRKLTDHYGTGRAALSYAITAQTNVYVQLARGYKSGGFNDYASQVSDSAPYKAAVSKAAELGFKSETEDRRGSLNGALFYTRVHDDHLLGYDAATFATNAFNADTRTRGAELEGSWRFDYGLTLAASATYLDAKITSGVQGIQAGDVAAGNRTPDVPRWSGNFNASWKHPLGSLASLGETTLNTSLNYHLVGERAADPQNHFNLDNYEKLDLRAGLESKFGEVYAFADNLLNQTYDTYGFYSDPVAYGGPSRRRTVGVGYTYQF
- a CDS encoding carbohydrate porin, whose amino-acid sequence is MTPTSHTSFGRLVLGLALAAALPAQADDTTLTGDWGGLRRELDAQGVRLTGDYSGETAYNAHGGQHRSARYSQNLKLGVQFDLGKLYGFNNGDRIQLTINDRRGNSASADLVGNRLPIQENYGGLYTRLTELSYERTLFTPALNVKLGYMAMGNDLGGLDSGILCNFMNAGFCGHPLNMSGGSGWANYPNAHLGARVKYDFSPNWQLRVAAFNVDPSSNGNASRAWHVGPKHTTGTVVPIELIYKHAGALPGEYKLGYYYDSSDVKRIGSNKKVSGRGGHYLLIDQAVWASESSEGRSLHAFGQYSAASEAASPFTKWYGAGVVLYKPFEGRPRDTVALGYGRAVPNPRSRDVQELAAFNAGTAYPDLDTAEQLIELSYGYQATPWLTLRPDVQYIIEPGAFSGDNIDNALVLGLQVKAVF
- a CDS encoding helix-turn-helix domain-containing protein, which translates into the protein MSAVQGGAGEPMPVSRIITGGYGSDLGPGAHCRVTRMTLQEGLDIVRWQSTFEQPVELPLQDDSECIHFSFTNLLKGKAACSFRDGRRQRRYAIDEGAGSISYGRCRHGLYHQHGEIDNITVMIRPELLAQWELKLDPLLNKALACEHCFLYGHRSGEMSATAHMLGLAMDQGTSLPPAQPRSSLWLYGQSVTLVSLFLQARQDAECTCRVSHTDRQRLVRARDRLLEDLGKAPSLSELARESGLSQPKLTRGFRQLFSNSVYGVFQQMRMIQARSRLMNGDESVMRVASDLGYANASHFATAFRKQFGINPSMLKNGGRGKSLGAG
- a CDS encoding glucose/quinate/shikimate family membrane-bound PQQ-dependent dehydrogenase, which gives rise to MKRASRAAGASRFLLLGLGVIIALLGLALAIGGVKLVSLGGSWYFLIGGAVMAIAGLLLACRKPAGAWLFAAFLVGTAIWAIADVGLVFWPLFSRLFMFAVIGMVVALVYPLLVNQRARGAYGVAAVLAVGVAVAAGNMFVAHPSVAPTGAGPGITPVAAADAQKDWAHYGNTEGGSRFAALDQINRDNIDKLKVAWTYHTGDVALSDGNGAEDQLTPLQIGNKVFICTPHNNLIALDADTGKELWKNEVNAKSAVWQRCRGMAYFDATAPIAQPTQPNSSPIIGASVPAGAQCQRRLLTNTIDARLIAVDADTGKFCEDFGTHGQVDLKAGLGNVPDSYYQLSSAPLIAGTTVVVGGRVADNVQTDMPGGVIRGFDVISGQMRWAFDPGNPEDKQAPTGDSTYVRSTPNSWAPMSYDPQMNTVFLPMGSSSTDIYGVERTALNHKYGASVLALDASTGAEKWVYQTVHNDLWDFDLPMQPSLIDFTPPGSDKAVPAVVIGTKAGQIYVLDRATGKPLTDVQEVPVKAANIPNEPYSPTQPKSVGMPQIGAQTLTESDMWGATPYDQLLCRIDFKGMRYDGLYTAPGTDKSLSFPGSLGGMNWGSISTDPVHGFIFVNDMRLGLWIQMVPSQNKAQASSGGEALNTGMGAVPLKGTPYAVNKNRFLSVAGIPCQAPPFGTLTAIDMKTQKVAWQVPVGTVEDTGPLGIRMHLPIKVGLPTLGGTLSTQGGLIFIAGTQDFYLRAFNSGNGDEIWKARLPVGSQGGPMTYMSPKTGKQYIVVTAGGARQSTDRGDYVIAYALP